The Jannaschia sp. M317 DNA segment AGAGGGTTCAAGTATTTATGTTAAGATTATTCACATGGACGGAGATCGTCTCTCAAAAATCCTCCTAGCACTTTGATATATCGTCTTTTTTAGGAGGCTTCAAAAGCCATACCCCGCTGATATGACCGCGAAAACCGGCCAGATTCCTGCCGGTTTCCACGTCTGATGCGTCCGCCTGTCAGACCGATATCGCATCTGCTACTGCAACCGGGCGTGCGACGGGCCAGGCGATCAGGGCCAGGAAACCGATGTTCGGCACCACGTTCCAGGGCGCGCCCGCCAGCACCGACCCCAGGCTGTCCAGACAGAACCAGGCCAGAAAGCCTGTCAGCACGATCTTGCGGATCGGTTCCGGCGTTGCGCGCAGGGGCGCGCCCGCCAGTTGCCAGGTCGTCACCCCCCAGCCAAAGGTGATCCCGCCCAGGATTGCCAGAACCAGCCGCCCCTCTGGCGTGGTCAACCCCTCGGCCCCGGCAACGGGTGGCGTCATGAGATCGACGAACCAAAGGCTCGGCATGGCGAGGGTTGGGTTCGTCGCCGCAAGAAAGGTCGTGAGGCCGAACCCCATGATGATGGCTGCCGAGATTTTTAGCCCGCGGGCCATGCGGTCGATTGTCATGTCGTTCTCCTAACCTGTGATGCCCGTACCTGGCCGTCTACGCAGGAGCCGGGCAATTCCCTCGCAGGTAAGCGACAGGCTTCCGTCTGCGGGGTAGGGTGGGCCATGACATTCGGATCGGAATTGCGCCGCTGGCGCGCGCACCGCAGGCTCAGCCAGCTTGATCTCGCGTTGGAGGCGCAGGTCTCGCCGCGGCATCTGTCCTTTCTGGAAACCGGGCGCGCACAGCCCAGCCGGACCATGGTCGCCCGCCTCGGGCGGGCGCTGGACGTGCCGCTGGGCGGATTGAACGTGCTGATGACGGCGGCAGGGTTCGCCCCCGCGCATCGCCGCTCCGACCTGTCAGAGGCGCATATGGCCCGCGTCGGCGCCGCGATGGCGCGCATCGTCGATCGCCACGATCCCTGGCCGGGCTTCGTTCTGGATGCGGATTGGCGGCTGGTGCGGGTCAATGCCTGCGCCGGACGGTTGTTTGCGCCCCTCGGTCTGGGCGTGGGGGACAGCCTGCTGGCGGCCTTCACCACCCCCGGATTCGGGGCTGAGGTGATCGAAAACTGGCCAGAAGTCGCCCGCCACTTTGCCACCCGCCTCAGCACCGAAAGCCGGGCTGCCGGCGGGAACGCCCTATTGGATCAAGCGACCCGTGTTCTGTTGTCCGACCCGCAGGTTGGCGCCGACACACCGGAAACGGATGCCCCGATCCTGCCCACGATCTATCGCTTTGGCGGGCTGCGCCTGGCGTTCTTTTCCACTTTCGTCACCTTTCAGGGCGCGCGCGATGTGTCGCTGGCGGACCTGAAGGTAGAGCTGCTTTTCCCTGCCGACGCCGCGACCGAGGCCGCGTTGACCTAGTAGCCGCGCCAGATCCAGCCGCCGCCAAAGACGCGCGTGCCATCCATGTCGTAGAATAC contains these protein-coding regions:
- a CDS encoding helix-turn-helix transcriptional regulator; this encodes MTFGSELRRWRAHRRLSQLDLALEAQVSPRHLSFLETGRAQPSRTMVARLGRALDVPLGGLNVLMTAAGFAPAHRRSDLSEAHMARVGAAMARIVDRHDPWPGFVLDADWRLVRVNACAGRLFAPLGLGVGDSLLAAFTTPGFGAEVIENWPEVARHFATRLSTESRAAGGNALLDQATRVLLSDPQVGADTPETDAPILPTIYRFGGLRLAFFSTFVTFQGARDVSLADLKVELLFPADAATEAALT